The following proteins come from a genomic window of Mariniflexile sp. TRM1-10:
- a CDS encoding MFS transporter — MELKSKQRIALSVYFFLSGICFASWASRIPTIKDFFNLNEAELGTILLAMPISSLIGLPISGWLVSKFDSRVPLIVSFVFFSIALTCIGFATTPLLLVLSVCLFSFCMRILNISVNTQSITLQRKFEKRVVGAFHGLWSTGGLVGVAFSTLMVKMGISIQIHLLSISIIGLIIALVTYRFTIKGDKSPTGNKLIIGKPDPFILYLGVLIFFGAICEGGMFDWSGVYFKDVVKEEIFTYGYLMFMTTMALSRFFCDRLVNEFGLQKMYILSSVLIALGIAIAVIFPFFWPALLGFCFVGFGTAAIFPVTLSLAGTSKKYSPGMAISIITTYAIFGMLIGPPLIGYLAQAFNLKNAFIVFIIIGLMFIPVSHAFFKFQAKNQ; from the coding sequence ATGGAATTAAAGAGCAAACAACGCATAGCGCTAAGTGTCTATTTTTTCTTGTCGGGTATTTGCTTTGCATCGTGGGCATCTCGTATTCCTACCATAAAAGATTTTTTTAATTTGAATGAAGCCGAACTTGGTACCATTCTTTTGGCAATGCCTATAAGTTCTTTAATTGGGCTACCTATTTCTGGTTGGTTGGTATCAAAATTTGATAGTCGTGTACCGCTTATTGTATCGTTTGTTTTCTTTTCTATTGCTTTAACGTGTATTGGTTTTGCAACAACACCATTATTGTTAGTATTATCGGTTTGTTTGTTTTCGTTTTGTATGCGAATTTTAAATATATCGGTAAACACACAATCTATAACCTTGCAAAGAAAGTTTGAAAAACGTGTAGTGGGTGCTTTTCATGGGCTGTGGAGTACGGGTGGTTTAGTAGGTGTTGCCTTTTCCACTTTAATGGTAAAAATGGGAATTTCAATTCAAATTCACTTGTTAAGTATCTCCATAATTGGATTGATAATTGCTTTAGTAACCTATCGATTTACTATAAAAGGGGATAAATCGCCTACCGGAAATAAACTAATAATAGGAAAACCAGACCCGTTTATTTTGTACTTGGGTGTGTTGATATTTTTTGGAGCTATTTGTGAAGGCGGTATGTTCGATTGGAGTGGGGTTTATTTTAAAGATGTTGTAAAAGAAGAAATTTTCACCTATGGTTACCTCATGTTTATGACCACTATGGCTCTTTCAAGGTTTTTTTGCGATAGGCTAGTCAATGAATTTGGCTTGCAAAAAATGTACATTTTAAGTTCGGTATTGATAGCCTTGGGGATTGCAATAGCTGTGATATTCCCATTTTTTTGGCCTGCGTTATTAGGCTTCTGTTTTGTAGGTTTTGGTACGGCAGCTATTTTCCCTGTAACATTATCGCTGGCTGGAACCTCAAAAAAATATTCACCAGGCATGGCAATATCCATAATTACTACTTATGCTATTTTTGGGATGCTAATTGGGCCACCGCTAATAGGCTATTTGGCACAGGCATTTAACTTAAAAAATGCTTTTATTGTTTTTATAATCATTGGGTTGATGTTTATTCCTGTGTCGCATGCATTTTTTAAGTTTCAGGCAAAAAATCAATAG
- a CDS encoding PorP/SprF family type IX secretion system membrane protein, with the protein MRKLIIYLLLAVLGKSHGQELNLPVFTQYLADNNFVVSPTYAGIGDNLKLRANGLTQWVGIKDAPDNQSFYADFRIADRSGVGLSFYNDKNGNTLQKGAKFSFAHHLILDYYSKQYLSLGISYNINNFRIDTSQFTDGTDQPPVSNPVITDDRSTTNNNFDVGVLYRNKGFFASFNANNILEKKIDEDIRVSEPNLLLNYQIYSGYTFRGPKKSGLEFEPSVYYQMFSSDKRSSTDINFKFRKYNRKEDYYWAGISYRYLNDQFLKPLNIGPMVGFKKDIFYFGYAYQVTMNDLSGYNSGTHVITIGLEFLQGISNCPCTQSPVH; encoded by the coding sequence ATGCGAAAATTAATTATATACCTACTGTTAGCGGTCCTGGGCAAAAGCCATGGTCAGGAGCTCAACCTGCCCGTCTTTACGCAATACCTGGCGGACAACAATTTTGTGGTCTCACCGACCTATGCGGGCATAGGTGACAACCTCAAGCTGAGGGCCAACGGTCTGACGCAGTGGGTCGGCATCAAGGACGCCCCGGACAACCAATCGTTCTATGCCGATTTCAGGATCGCTGACCGCAGCGGGGTTGGGCTGTCGTTCTACAACGACAAGAACGGGAACACCCTGCAGAAAGGGGCCAAGTTCTCTTTTGCGCACCACCTTATCCTGGACTACTATTCCAAGCAGTACCTATCGCTTGGGATCTCCTATAACATAAACAACTTTAGGATCGATACCAGTCAGTTCACGGACGGCACCGACCAGCCACCGGTCTCAAATCCGGTGATAACGGACGATAGGTCCACGACCAACAACAATTTCGATGTGGGCGTACTGTACAGGAACAAGGGGTTCTTTGCCAGTTTCAACGCCAACAACATCCTGGAAAAGAAGATCGACGAGGACATTCGGGTCTCCGAGCCCAACCTGCTGCTGAACTACCAGATCTATTCCGGTTATACCTTTAGGGGCCCGAAGAAGAGCGGCCTGGAGTTTGAGCCATCGGTGTATTACCAGATGTTCAGCAGTGACAAGCGGAGCAGTACCGACATTAACTTCAAGTTCAGGAAATACAACAGGAAGGAGGACTATTATTGGGCGGGGATCTCGTACCGCTATCTGAACGACCAGTTCCTGAAGCCCCTGAACATCGGCCCGATGGTAGGCTTCAAAAAGGACATATTCTATTTTGGGTATGCCTACCAGGTGACCATGAACGACCTGTCGGGCTATAATTCCGGTACGCACGTCATTACCATAGGGCTGGAGTTTCTGCAGGGCATCAGCAATTGCCCCTGTACGCAGAGCCCCGTGCATTAA